A stretch of DNA from Acanthopagrus latus isolate v.2019 chromosome 7, fAcaLat1.1, whole genome shotgun sequence:
cattctgtcTTTTGTCCTGAAGGATCCGCAAAGGCTTTTTCCGTGTGACTGCAGGACTTCATGACCGATCCACTCCAGGAGATCAAGCCCAGATCCGCCATGTCAGTGAGATCATAATGCACAAGGGCTACAATCATGCCACGACTGAGAACGATGTGACGCTACTGCTGCTCAGCTCTCCCTTCAAGTACAGTGACCATGTCCAACCTGCCTGCTTGCCTCATAGTGTGACGCATGAGTTACTCCTCAACTTCAGCCACTGTTTCATCAGTGGATGGGGGAGCTCGTATTTCAAAGGTTGGTTTTAAACTAACTAATTCTTCAGCATGATGAtattcaagtgaggaaaacactgaatctGTGTCAGTTTCTCTGAATAACTCAGATTCACCTGTCACCTGTGAGAAGAACAAGACAAATTAACCTGACTTACACAAGAAGTTCCTTAAAGTTAAAACTCCCTATTTAAAAAGACTTAGTATTGTACAGTTAGAAAACAGTATATAGtcaatgcagcagaaccagaattttttttttcagttccgCAAATTCTTCGTCCTTggtgcctacgttacccacagtgcaactcaACTCCACTCATTCGACTGCACAGATTTAGGTGTGTTACTGTATGCTAGTAGTTCTAATGTAGCCTCAAGCCTTTAGcctccagcagagatgaggagcatGTTACAGAGATCTGGTAGGCTCACTTCCTTCTCAATCCTCATCACCAGatttccttcattttcatctccaAATATTTGTCAGACCTCATGCAGCTCCCCCAATGTAGTGTTGTCAAACATATCGAGGTATTGATACATATCAATTCTGATTATTAAGAATATGAAATTATTTCAGTACTCATTTTATGCTGTATGGATATATTGGCTTTCTTTCCTATGCAGTaatactccccaagacctgtgaacagTGGAGTTCTCCTTTAAGGGAGACCTGGCCAGGGGTAGCATCGTTACAGAAGTGTAAACGTAACCATAATTTCAAAAAATCGATCTAAAATACACATTCAGTGATACAGCAGGCATATGTAAAAACATTTAGGGATTtatcaattattcatttatgatTTATTGCAGATTATTAATAAATTGTTATTATACATACATAGAAATGTATCCTTCATCTTTCCATTTTAAAAGGCGGCAGAGAGTTTGGTCCAAACATAATTTATTATTGATTCAGTATCACTAAACAAACTGTAGGATTGACTGcttttttttgaatgaaaactttttttcaaatgaaaaactcTTATTAATGATTTGGCAACATTTGCATCTGCCCATTTTCCACTTTAAAAGCCATTAAACTACTAGAAAACACTCTAAGTCTCCATATTCAGCAGTATAcatatttaatgaataaaaaatgataatgtaGTTGTGAACAGATACAGGGGGATGTTAAGTGTTGTGAATGAGACGTACTTGTCAATGTCATATGTGTGTCCAATAGCCTTCACTTATTCTCAGCTCACAGGAGGTgtaataaatgttggcaaatgtattaataaaaaaatatacattctTACAACTACAGTCCTCTTATCTATAATGAATTAAACTCCTTATACATTCAGTTTAAAGTGAAGTGTTACCTATTGTATCTGTATTTTAAACTGCTTATTGATCTCTAAAATATAAAGCACATCTTGCTGACCATTCATGTGTTACtagtgaaaatgtgaaagcCCCTCTAATAAGTTAAAAACCATTTTCTTACGTGCTGTAGGCAAGCATATGATCAGACTGCAGGAGGCTGAGGTGGAGCTCTTTGACAGGAGAACATGTAACCAGGTCGACTGGTACGGCGGCCGCATCACTGAGAAGATGATCTGTGCCGGACTGGAGAGCGGGGCGATTGATTCCTGTCAGGTAACGATGATTCTGGGACATTTTTAGATAGTCATagttaattaaacaaaaagaaaaactatacTCCCCGTATTTATGAAACATAAACAACTAAAATGAAGACTGAAACTGATAAACgtttttaaacaataaaacctAAACAGAAACCACTCTGGAATCTGATTTAAACTAAACTACAAACCCTACAGATGTCGATAGGTATGTACAGCtgctatttgtgtgtgtctcagggtGACAGCGGGGGCCCCCTGCAGTGCTacagcgaggaagaggagaggttTTATGTGATTGGAGTGACAAGCTTTGGGGACAAGTGTGGTCTTCCTCGCAAGCCAGGCGTGTATGCCAGAACCAGCAGGTTTGCAGATTGGCTGAAGATGGCAGATCAGACAGCATCAGTGTCGGCTGCACACAGACTGAACACAAGACTGATCTCagctctgctcagtgtttttctgaCGCTATTCTGAAACATCCAGCAATAAATGTCACCATTGCTGTTATGCATCAAACTGTTCTAATTAGCCATCACGATTAGTGATTAAATGTTAGTTTAACATCGCGACCAGTCAGTGTG
This window harbors:
- the LOC119023012 gene encoding transmembrane protease serine 12 isoform X2, encoding MELNSLLLLLTASFCLTSSQDSCGNRPLVGPPGSSRIVGGREAPVGAWPWQVSIQFMSIHLCGGTIINNLWVLTATHCFLKYRIRKGFFRVTAGLHDRSTPGDQAQIRHVSEIIMHKGYNHATTENDVTLLLLSSPFKYSDHVQPACLPHSVTHELLLNFSHCFISGWGSSYFKGKHMIRLQEAEVELFDRRTCNQVDWYGGRITEKMICAGLESGAIDSCQGDSGGPLQCYSEEEERFYVIGVTSFGDKCGLPRKPGVYARTSRFADWLKMADQTASVSAAHRLNTRLISALLSVFLTLF
- the LOC119023012 gene encoding transmembrane protease serine 11D isoform X3; this translates as MSIHLCGGTIINNLWVLTATHCFLKYRIRKGFFRVTAGLHDRSTPGDQAQIRHVSEIIMHKGYNHATTENDVTLLLLSSPFKYSDHVQPACLPHSVTHELLLNFSHCFISGWGSSYFKGKHMIRLQEAEVELFDRRTCNQVDWYGGRITEKMICAGLESGAIDSCQGDSGGPLQCYSEEEERFYVIGVTSFGDKCGLPRKPGVYARTSRFADWLKMADQTASVSAAHRLNTRLISALLSVFLTLF
- the LOC119023012 gene encoding transmembrane protease serine 12 isoform X1, with translation MALNSLLLLLLTASLSLTSSQDSCGNRPLVGPPGSSRIVGGREAPVGAWPWQVSIQFMSIHLCGGTIINNLWVLTATHCFLKYRIRKGFFRVTAGLHDRSTPGDQAQIRHVSEIIMHKGYNHATTENDVTLLLLSSPFKYSDHVQPACLPHSVTHELLLNFSHCFISGWGSSYFKGKHMIRLQEAEVELFDRRTCNQVDWYGGRITEKMICAGLESGAIDSCQGDSGGPLQCYSEEEERFYVIGVTSFGDKCGLPRKPGVYARTSRFADWLKMADQTASVSAAHRLNTRLISALLSVFLTLF